A section of the Malaclemys terrapin pileata isolate rMalTer1 chromosome 15, rMalTer1.hap1, whole genome shotgun sequence genome encodes:
- the NHERF4 gene encoding Na(+)/H(+) exchange regulatory cofactor NHE-RF4 isoform X1: protein MSWLLERLSDLRAFSSAGLEDTKELTLKFEFNPKDGIDNPALSLAEDSDTEGAEKPRFYLLTKGDGESFGFCLREEVRNKGHIIRQVTCGGMAQRRGLQDGDRILEVNGEYVDNMEHFRVVQKIKASGNQVVVAVLDGNAYEVAKALDRNLAELLPGHTRPQLCHIVKDKSGFGFSVSAPEGVKGTFRLSVMSDSPADKAGVPSDSWLLELNGASVRNYTYAQLTRKLKQSGSKVTLLVIDAKSEEFYRQQGVRVIAAMADAATLPFKARKLHMVKGPDGYGFLLKEEKCSSGTMGQFLSEVDTGLPADRAGMRDGDRLLAVNGEGVEGLCHQEVVDMIRAGGNQVTLLVIDPDGDKFYSSIGLSPLLFCEDGHPSSGTPTTPGSHPSMPQGNGAPIGTPRLCHLDMGPEGYGFQLQTVTNKPGVFITQVATGSGGKRAGLKEGDVVIEVNGRNVEQESYKEVLGRIKESGQQLTLLVVEQEELRSYREMDLAVTADMAEGGDAAARAEALLGSRQEPRCEEWKGLSQSF from the exons ATGTCATGGCTACTAGAGAGACTGTCTGACCTCAGAGCCTTTTCTTCTGCAGGACTTGAGGATACCAAGGAGTTAACCTT GAAATTTGAATTCAACCCCAAGGACGGGATTGATAACCCAGCCCTGTCACTGGCTGAGGACTCCG ATACAGAAGGCGCAGAGAAGCCACGGTTCTACCTGCTGACCAAGGGCGATGGGGAGAGCTTTGGGTTCTGCCTACGTGAGGAGGTGCGGAACAAGGGGCACATCATCCGGCAGGTCACATGCGGGGGGATGGCCCAGCGCAGGGGCCTGCAGGACGGGGACCGGATCCTGGAGGTGAACGGTGAATATGTGGACAACATGGAGCACTTCAGG GTGGTGCAGAAGATCAAGGCCAGTGGTAACCAGGTGGTTGTTGCAGTCCTGGATGGCAATGCCTACGAAGTTGCAAAAGCCCTCGACAGGAAcctggcagagctgctgccaggccACACCAGGCCACAGCTCTGCCACATCGTGAAGGACAAAAGTGGCTTTGGCTTCAGTGTTTCAGCTCCAGAAG GTGTGAAGGGCACGTTCCGGCTGTCTGTCATGAGCGACAGCCCAGCGGATAAAGCGGGTGTCCCCTCTGACTCCTGGCTGCTCGAGCTCAACGGGGCCAGTGTGAGGAACTACACTTACGCACAGCTCACCAGGAAG CTCAAGCAAAGTGGCAGCAAAGTGACCCTGCTGGTGATAGATGCCAAGTCGGAGGAGTTCTACCGGCAGCAGGGTGTCAGGGTCATAGCTGCCATGGCCGATGCCGCCACGCTGCCCTTCAAGGCCAGGAAGCTGCACATGGTGAAAGGTCCAGATGGCTACGGGTTCCTGCTGAAGGAAGAGAAGTGCAGCTCAGGGACGATGG GCCAGTTCCTGAGTGAGGTGGATACTGGGCTGCCAGCCGACAGGGCCGGGATGAGGGATGGAGACCGGCTCCTGGCTGTGAACGGTGAGGGCGTGGAGGGGCTGTGCCACCAGGAGGTCGTGGACATGATCCGTGCTGGCGGCAACCAGGTGACGTTGCTGGTCATCGATCCAGATGGAGACAAATTCTACAGCTCG ATTGGGCTGTCCCCGCTGCTGTTCTGTGAAGATGGGCACCCTTCATCGGGCACTCCGACCACCCCAGGATCCCATCCCAGCATGCCTCAGGGAAATGGCGCACCCATCGGCACACCCCGCCTCTGCCACCTTGACATGGGGCCGGAAGGGTACGGATTCCAGCTGCAGACTGTCACCAACAAGCCGGGGGTCTTTATCACGCAG GTGGCCACGGGCAGCGGCGGGAAGCGAGCAGGCCTGAAGGAGGGGGACGTGGTGATTGAGGTCAACGGGAGGAACGTGGAGCAGGAGAGCTACaaagaggtgctggggaggaTAAAGGAGAGTGGGCAGCAGCTGACATTGCTGGTGGTGGAGCAGGAAGAGCTCAGGAGCTACAGGGAGATGGACCTTGCAGTCACGGCCGATATGGCAGAGGGCGGCgatgctgctgccagggccgagGCCCTGCTGGGTTCTAGGCAG GAGCCACGGTGTGAGGAATGGAAGGGACTGAGTCAGTCATTCTAG
- the NHERF4 gene encoding Na(+)/H(+) exchange regulatory cofactor NHE-RF4 isoform X2, whose protein sequence is MKQKEGLEDTKELTLKFEFNPKDGIDNPALSLAEDSDTEGAEKPRFYLLTKGDGESFGFCLREEVRNKGHIIRQVTCGGMAQRRGLQDGDRILEVNGEYVDNMEHFRVVQKIKASGNQVVVAVLDGNAYEVAKALDRNLAELLPGHTRPQLCHIVKDKSGFGFSVSAPEGVKGTFRLSVMSDSPADKAGVPSDSWLLELNGASVRNYTYAQLTRKLKQSGSKVTLLVIDAKSEEFYRQQGVRVIAAMADAATLPFKARKLHMVKGPDGYGFLLKEEKCSSGTMGQFLSEVDTGLPADRAGMRDGDRLLAVNGEGVEGLCHQEVVDMIRAGGNQVTLLVIDPDGDKFYSSIGLSPLLFCEDGHPSSGTPTTPGSHPSMPQGNGAPIGTPRLCHLDMGPEGYGFQLQTVTNKPGVFITQVATGSGGKRAGLKEGDVVIEVNGRNVEQESYKEVLGRIKESGQQLTLLVVEQEELRSYREMDLAVTADMAEGGDAAARAEALLGSRQEPRCEEWKGLSQSF, encoded by the exons GACTTGAGGATACCAAGGAGTTAACCTT GAAATTTGAATTCAACCCCAAGGACGGGATTGATAACCCAGCCCTGTCACTGGCTGAGGACTCCG ATACAGAAGGCGCAGAGAAGCCACGGTTCTACCTGCTGACCAAGGGCGATGGGGAGAGCTTTGGGTTCTGCCTACGTGAGGAGGTGCGGAACAAGGGGCACATCATCCGGCAGGTCACATGCGGGGGGATGGCCCAGCGCAGGGGCCTGCAGGACGGGGACCGGATCCTGGAGGTGAACGGTGAATATGTGGACAACATGGAGCACTTCAGG GTGGTGCAGAAGATCAAGGCCAGTGGTAACCAGGTGGTTGTTGCAGTCCTGGATGGCAATGCCTACGAAGTTGCAAAAGCCCTCGACAGGAAcctggcagagctgctgccaggccACACCAGGCCACAGCTCTGCCACATCGTGAAGGACAAAAGTGGCTTTGGCTTCAGTGTTTCAGCTCCAGAAG GTGTGAAGGGCACGTTCCGGCTGTCTGTCATGAGCGACAGCCCAGCGGATAAAGCGGGTGTCCCCTCTGACTCCTGGCTGCTCGAGCTCAACGGGGCCAGTGTGAGGAACTACACTTACGCACAGCTCACCAGGAAG CTCAAGCAAAGTGGCAGCAAAGTGACCCTGCTGGTGATAGATGCCAAGTCGGAGGAGTTCTACCGGCAGCAGGGTGTCAGGGTCATAGCTGCCATGGCCGATGCCGCCACGCTGCCCTTCAAGGCCAGGAAGCTGCACATGGTGAAAGGTCCAGATGGCTACGGGTTCCTGCTGAAGGAAGAGAAGTGCAGCTCAGGGACGATGG GCCAGTTCCTGAGTGAGGTGGATACTGGGCTGCCAGCCGACAGGGCCGGGATGAGGGATGGAGACCGGCTCCTGGCTGTGAACGGTGAGGGCGTGGAGGGGCTGTGCCACCAGGAGGTCGTGGACATGATCCGTGCTGGCGGCAACCAGGTGACGTTGCTGGTCATCGATCCAGATGGAGACAAATTCTACAGCTCG ATTGGGCTGTCCCCGCTGCTGTTCTGTGAAGATGGGCACCCTTCATCGGGCACTCCGACCACCCCAGGATCCCATCCCAGCATGCCTCAGGGAAATGGCGCACCCATCGGCACACCCCGCCTCTGCCACCTTGACATGGGGCCGGAAGGGTACGGATTCCAGCTGCAGACTGTCACCAACAAGCCGGGGGTCTTTATCACGCAG GTGGCCACGGGCAGCGGCGGGAAGCGAGCAGGCCTGAAGGAGGGGGACGTGGTGATTGAGGTCAACGGGAGGAACGTGGAGCAGGAGAGCTACaaagaggtgctggggaggaTAAAGGAGAGTGGGCAGCAGCTGACATTGCTGGTGGTGGAGCAGGAAGAGCTCAGGAGCTACAGGGAGATGGACCTTGCAGTCACGGCCGATATGGCAGAGGGCGGCgatgctgctgccagggccgagGCCCTGCTGGGTTCTAGGCAG GAGCCACGGTGTGAGGAATGGAAGGGACTGAGTCAGTCATTCTAG